The following coding sequences are from one Formosa haliotis window:
- a CDS encoding acyl-CoA carboxylase subunit beta: MDSKIKILTDKLEQAYLGGGSNRIEKQHQKKKLTARERVNYLLDDGSFEEIGILVTHRTTDFNMDKEVYYGDGVITGYGTINNRLTYVFAQDFTVFGGSLSETHAEKICKVMDLALKMGAPIVGLNDSGGARIQEGVRSLGGYADIFYKNVQSSGIIPQISAIMGPCAGGAVYSPAMTDFTMMVEQSSYMFVTGPNVVKTVTNEEVTSEALGGAHTHATKSGVAHTTSPNDVECLEAIKRLLSYLPQNNTRTADQLDFTFQDEIRDELRSIIPENANKPYDMHHVINGIIDTDSFFEIHKDYAENIIVGFARIGGRSIGIVANQPLFLAGVLDVNSSKKAARFTRFCDSFNIPLLVLVDVPGFLPGTDQEWNGIITNGAKLLYALSEATVPRVTLITRKAYGGAYDVMNSKHIGADMNFAWPSAEIAVMGAKGASEIIFKKDIQEAEDPIAKLAEKETEYADTFANPYRAASRGFIDEVILPQDSRRKLLKAFSMLEDKKVELPKRKHGNIPL, translated from the coding sequence ATGGATTCGAAAATAAAAATTTTAACCGATAAACTTGAACAAGCTTACTTAGGTGGCGGAAGTAATCGTATAGAAAAACAACATCAAAAGAAAAAATTAACGGCTCGAGAGCGCGTCAATTATTTATTAGACGATGGATCTTTTGAAGAAATTGGCATTTTAGTTACCCATCGTACCACCGATTTTAACATGGATAAAGAAGTGTATTATGGCGATGGTGTCATTACCGGTTACGGCACAATTAATAACAGACTCACCTATGTATTTGCTCAAGATTTTACCGTTTTTGGAGGTTCGCTATCTGAAACCCATGCCGAAAAAATATGCAAAGTCATGGATCTGGCCTTAAAAATGGGAGCACCAATTGTAGGATTAAACGATTCTGGTGGTGCCCGTATACAAGAAGGCGTACGTTCGTTAGGAGGTTATGCCGATATTTTTTATAAGAATGTGCAGTCTTCAGGAATAATTCCTCAAATATCGGCCATTATGGGACCTTGCGCGGGTGGCGCCGTTTATTCTCCAGCGATGACAGATTTTACTATGATGGTAGAACAAAGCAGTTATATGTTTGTTACCGGACCCAATGTAGTAAAAACAGTGACCAATGAAGAAGTAACATCAGAAGCTCTAGGAGGTGCTCATACCCATGCCACCAAATCTGGTGTTGCCCATACCACTTCTCCAAACGATGTAGAATGTTTAGAAGCGATTAAAAGGTTATTGAGTTATTTACCACAGAATAATACCCGTACTGCAGACCAACTGGATTTTACTTTTCAAGATGAAATTCGAGATGAATTACGATCAATTATTCCAGAAAACGCAAATAAGCCATACGATATGCATCATGTTATAAACGGCATTATTGATACGGATTCCTTTTTCGAAATTCATAAAGATTATGCAGAAAACATCATTGTCGGATTTGCTAGAATTGGTGGCAGAAGCATTGGTATTGTTGCAAACCAACCGTTATTTCTGGCCGGTGTTTTAGATGTAAATAGTTCTAAAAAAGCAGCCCGTTTTACTAGATTCTGCGATAGTTTTAATATTCCTCTTTTAGTTTTAGTTGATGTTCCTGGATTTTTACCTGGAACAGATCAGGAATGGAATGGTATAATTACCAACGGAGCTAAATTATTGTATGCCTTAAGTGAAGCTACCGTACCACGCGTGACATTAATTACCAGAAAAGCCTATGGCGGTGCCTACGATGTTATGAATTCTAAACATATTGGTGCCGATATGAATTTCGCTTGGCCAAGTGCAGAAATAGCGGTTATGGGTGCTAAAGGGGCAAGCGAAATTATTTTTAAAAAGGACATACAAGAGGCAGAAGACCCGATTGCTAAATTGGCTGAAAAAGAAACAGAATACGCAGACACCTTTGCAAACCCGTATCGTGCTGCAAGCCGCGGATTTATAGATGAAGTTATTTTACCGCAAGATAGCCGACGAAAATTACTAAAAGCCTTTAGTATGCTAGAGGATAAAAAAGTAGAGTTACCAAAGCGAAAACATGGGAATATTCCGCTTTAA
- a CDS encoding DoxX family protein — protein MGERFASGLSVLHPMGAYLEALHHTGYYYTCIGYAQVLAAVLLLIPRTVTLGALLYFPIIVNIWILSFAVRFEGSLVTSPLMVLANLFLLVWHYDRMQYILPFKHYSNRGVFQKPKLYTKKFPIIFFSGVLLCIVITIAYAQFGFEVMPRNSVSDCNSQFKGTKNEALGDAFCECIHTHGNTLDDCLQRFEIEKQRIKASKE, from the coding sequence ATGGGAGAGCGTTTTGCCAGTGGTCTTTCGGTTTTACATCCTATGGGGGCATACCTTGAAGCCTTACATCATACAGGCTATTATTATACGTGTATTGGTTATGCACAAGTTTTGGCGGCCGTTTTACTTTTAATTCCGAGGACGGTAACTTTGGGAGCCCTCTTATATTTTCCCATTATTGTAAATATTTGGATTTTATCGTTTGCCGTACGGTTTGAGGGTTCGTTGGTTACATCGCCTTTAATGGTACTTGCTAATTTGTTTCTTCTGGTTTGGCATTACGACAGGATGCAATACATTTTGCCTTTTAAACACTATAGTAATAGAGGGGTGTTTCAAAAACCGAAACTCTATACCAAAAAATTTCCCATTATCTTTTTTAGTGGAGTATTACTCTGTATCGTTATAACAATTGCTTATGCTCAGTTTGGTTTTGAAGTTATGCCAAGAAACTCAGTATCTGATTGTAATTCACAATTTAAAGGGACTAAAAATGAAGCATTAGGTGATGCTTTTTGCGAATGTATCCATACACATGGTAATACCTTAGACGATTGTTTACAACGTTTCGAAATCGAAAAACAGCGAATAAAAGCATCTAAAGAATAG
- the map gene encoding type I methionyl aminopeptidase produces the protein MSITKESELTGMKKISEVVGTTLKLMREYAKVGMSTKELDEYGGEILKRYGAKSAPYETYGFPGYSCISINKEAAHGIPSNKKILKEGDLINIDVSAELNGFWSDNGGSFVLGKDIHNHQPLVDASKNILRKAINNIKGGVRISEIGYLIETEAKKSGFKVIRNLAGHGVGRNLHEEPENILNYSVKTKVAIETFISTHSTVAVELNDGWTLVGNKGGYVTQHEHTILVTDNYPVILTASNEIWN, from the coding sequence ATGTCTATAACAAAGGAATCTGAATTAACTGGAATGAAAAAAATTAGTGAAGTTGTTGGAACTACACTAAAATTAATGAGAGAATATGCTAAAGTTGGAATGTCAACTAAAGAACTTGATGAGTATGGAGGTGAAATTTTAAAGCGTTATGGAGCTAAATCTGCACCTTATGAAACTTATGGATTTCCTGGTTATTCTTGTATAAGCATAAACAAAGAAGCAGCACACGGAATACCATCTAATAAAAAAATATTGAAAGAGGGAGATTTAATTAATATTGATGTTTCTGCAGAACTTAACGGATTTTGGTCTGACAATGGTGGCTCTTTTGTCCTTGGAAAGGACATTCATAATCACCAACCTCTAGTAGATGCTTCTAAAAACATTTTACGTAAAGCGATAAACAATATTAAAGGCGGAGTAAGAATTTCTGAAATAGGATATTTAATAGAAACTGAAGCAAAAAAGTCAGGATTTAAAGTTATTAGAAACTTGGCTGGACATGGAGTCGGTAGGAACTTACACGAAGAGCCTGAAAATATTTTAAATTACAGCGTTAAAACTAAAGTTGCTATAGAAACTTTTATATCAACACATTCAACTGTTGCTGTAGAATTGAATGACGGTTGGACTTTAGTCGGAAATAAAGGTGGATATGTAACCCAACACGAACACACCATACTGGTAACTGATAATTATCCTGTTATTTTAACAGCATCAAATGAAATTTGGAATTAA
- a CDS encoding ankyrin repeat domain-containing protein, which yields MKRIKTSICLLAGLIIMACGQNKSETQTTTETTIESPVKPADNAKNFDIAALLEAAQNGNLEAISYALGQGFDPNTSGEENRTTLMLAAFNGHTSVVKALLDSGATVDLRDTTDRTALMYGCTGPFASTVKLLVESGAQVNLKDNHEQWTPIMFAAGEGQIEVMKILLDAGADVNAVDVDGESSYDFAMSNKHMEAAAFLKPLMKS from the coding sequence ATGAAACGTATTAAAACTTCAATATGCTTATTAGCAGGATTAATCATTATGGCCTGCGGACAAAATAAATCTGAAACCCAAACGACAACAGAAACAACTATAGAATCTCCAGTAAAGCCAGCCGATAATGCGAAAAATTTTGATATTGCAGCACTGTTAGAAGCAGCACAAAATGGAAATTTAGAGGCAATTAGCTATGCTTTAGGTCAAGGCTTCGACCCAAATACTAGTGGTGAAGAAAATAGAACTACCTTAATGTTAGCCGCTTTTAATGGGCATACATCTGTTGTAAAAGCTTTATTGGATAGTGGAGCAACAGTAGATTTAAGGGATACTACAGATCGTACAGCACTTATGTACGGATGTACAGGACCGTTTGCTTCAACAGTGAAACTTTTAGTAGAATCTGGAGCACAAGTAAACTTAAAAGATAACCATGAGCAATGGACACCTATTATGTTTGCCGCTGGCGAAGGGCAAATAGAAGTTATGAAAATTCTTTTAGATGCCGGTGCCGATGTTAATGCTGTAGATGTTGATGGGGAATCCTCTTACGATTTTGCTATGAGTAATAAACATATGGAGGCTGCGGCGTTTTTAAAACCGTTAATGAAGTCGTAA
- a CDS encoding ABC transporter ATP-binding protein, with protein MRHYKQAVPDPKKKASKVSMAQAFKTIIWPRRNLVFIGLILIVFSRLASLVLPWQSKVLLDDVIPNKNYDQLYSLLAIVGSAILVQAVTSFLLTKILSVQAQYLISELRAKVQKKVLSLPISFFDNTKSGVLVSRIMTDVEGVRNLIGTGLVQLVGGTFTAVISLILLIRISPSMTLFVLVPVAVFGVLALKAFKYIRPIFRKRGVINAEVTGRLTETLAGVRVIKAFNAEAQENKTFEDGVDRLFQNVKKSLTATAFMTSSSTFLLGIASTGIMGIGGYKIMQGELTIGDFMFFTLLLGFMIAPIVQMSNIGSQLTEALAGLDRTEELMNMDAEEDDIHRTIDIETLKGDLAFNNVTFAYEAGKDVLHNISFNAPSGSVIALVGSSGSGKSTIAGLSATFLNPKSGSVTVDGYDLSKVKLNSFRKHLGVVLQDEFLFEGTIRENILFPRPDATESELLAAVDSAYVSEFTDRFDDGLDTLIGERGVKLSGGQRQRIAIARAILANPKVIILDEATSNLDTESEGFIQKSLNELTKDRTTIVIAHRLSTIRKADQILVIEDGRIAERGTHDELISAQGRYYDLYTYQAKI; from the coding sequence GCGTCGAAATTTGGTATTTATTGGCTTAATCCTTATTGTATTTAGTCGGTTAGCGAGTTTGGTGTTGCCTTGGCAAAGCAAAGTATTGTTAGACGACGTGATTCCTAATAAAAATTATGATCAATTATATTCCTTATTAGCTATAGTAGGAAGTGCTATTTTGGTGCAGGCAGTAACCTCTTTTTTACTGACTAAAATATTAAGTGTACAGGCGCAGTATTTAATATCGGAGTTACGTGCAAAAGTTCAGAAAAAAGTGTTGTCGCTTCCTATTAGCTTTTTCGACAATACAAAATCTGGAGTATTGGTATCTCGAATCATGACCGATGTGGAAGGCGTTCGGAATTTAATAGGAACTGGTTTAGTACAGCTTGTTGGTGGAACTTTTACGGCTGTAATATCTTTAATTCTACTCATCCGTATAAGTCCGTCTATGACACTTTTTGTATTGGTTCCTGTGGCAGTTTTTGGTGTTTTAGCATTAAAAGCTTTTAAATACATACGACCAATTTTTAGAAAACGTGGTGTTATTAATGCCGAAGTTACTGGCCGTTTAACAGAGACTTTAGCTGGTGTTCGCGTAATTAAAGCGTTTAATGCAGAAGCTCAGGAAAACAAAACTTTTGAGGATGGCGTCGATCGATTATTTCAAAATGTAAAAAAGAGTTTAACAGCTACCGCCTTCATGACGAGTTCGTCTACCTTTCTATTAGGAATAGCGTCTACCGGAATTATGGGGATTGGAGGATATAAAATTATGCAAGGCGAATTAACCATAGGAGATTTTATGTTTTTTACCTTATTACTTGGGTTTATGATTGCACCAATTGTGCAAATGAGTAATATTGGAAGTCAGCTAACCGAGGCTTTAGCAGGTTTAGACCGTACGGAAGAACTTATGAATATGGATGCTGAAGAAGATGATATACACCGGACTATAGACATAGAAACTTTAAAAGGCGATTTAGCATTTAACAACGTAACCTTTGCTTACGAGGCTGGAAAAGATGTGTTACACAACATTAGCTTTAACGCACCTTCAGGTTCTGTAATTGCACTGGTGGGAAGTTCAGGATCTGGAAAATCTACTATTGCTGGCTTATCGGCTACATTTTTAAACCCGAAGTCGGGTAGTGTAACGGTAGATGGTTACGACCTTTCTAAAGTAAAACTAAACAGTTTTAGAAAACATTTGGGAGTGGTGTTACAAGATGAATTTTTATTTGAAGGGACCATCAGAGAAAATATTTTATTTCCAAGGCCAGATGCAACCGAGTCTGAGTTACTAGCAGCCGTAGACTCGGCTTATGTGAGTGAATTTACAGATAGATTTGATGACGGATTAGATACCTTAATAGGGGAGCGTGGAGTAAAATTATCTGGAGGTCAGCGCCAACGCATCGCTATTGCACGTGCTATTTTAGCCAATCCGAAAGTGATTATATTAGATGAAGCCACCTCGAACCTAGATACAGAAAGTGAAGGCTTTATTCAGAAAAGTTTAAATGAATTAACTAAAGATAGAACCACAATTGTTATTGCGCACCGCTTGAGCACTATCCGTAAAGCCGATCAGATTCTGGTAATTGAAGATGGCCGTATTGCAGAACGTGGTACACACGATGAGTTAATTTCTGCTCAAGGACGCTATTACGACTTGTATACGTATCAAGCTAAAATTTAA